GTCGAAGCTCAGTGTCCCCGCAGCTGTGCTCTGCAGCAGTTAGCTTACGTGAAGACAGATATTATAGTATTGCCAAAACATATTTTGCCTCATGTGGAAGTTTTCTTCTTAATATCGCCGGATCTTGAAGTTGCTACCTGAGCTTGTATGGACCCTATGACAGCCCTTCCTGATATTGTTTAGAGGTTTTGACACCCCTCACATGTTACACTGCTGCTATTTTAAAGGCCTACTTGTGCCTGTGGAAGTGAAATGCATTACTATATCACATGCCACCTATATTTGCAATGCAATGCCAATTTGGTCCCTGAACTTGAGGGTTACACATTTATGTCTCTTGTGCCAACCAGGATCCAAATCCTCCTCTATTCGGTAACTGGTGATGACTCAGAGTTTTCGCTTCGCTTTCTTTTGACCATGCGATTGTCATCCTAAAATTATGTGTAGAGTATAGTTGATTCCTTTTGTGGTTGCCACATGTGGCCATGGCTTCTCACAAAGGCAACAAGACCACCATCCTCTTCTATTGTGCCTCCATTTCTTTTTCATATCCCTAGTGGAAACGCCAGCACTAAAATGTTGCGGGTTCAAATGCACTGAACTCTTTAAATTATGTTCTTTTTGCACAAATATGAATAAAGCCAAGGGTGTAATAAGAAAAAACTGACCCCACAACTTATGTGTAGAATTGTTGCTGCATGTCTCCATGCTTGCCAAAGCTACTAGGTTTGCTTGCTAGTGTTCCAACCTCGCTACCCCCACCTCCAATGGAGATCGATGGATTTAGGGTGTGGCAACGACGGATCCACCTGTTGGCTGCGCACCTCACTTCCTTTCGGACTATGGCAGCCAAAAAtcaactacatcaacaacgttgtgATCAAGTTCAACTATGGCCTGAGATACATGTCCAGCGAGTTCATCCGCCAGTACCCAGACTTCATGATCAGTTACTGTGATACATTTGAGAGTTAAGTTGACATTCTAGATAACCGTGACCACTATGGTGAGCAAATGCATCATCAATGCTGTATTTAAattgtgtgctatccttgaaaagGGCTTCACATTTTGATGGAATTGCAACATGCATGCTTTCTGACTACCACTGATGCTTGATGTGGGCTGGGCTAAGAGAATGATGGTGTGCAATGCTAAATGTGGCATGTTGATAACTCAATGCTAGAAACTTCGTCCAATGAGGCGATAGAGGAGAAACGATGAACCACCATTGTCTATGGGTGGTAAGGCAATAGCTAGGGCcccggaggggggaggggggagggggcaagagGCAAAGACAAAGGATACGTGAAGTGGGTGATAGTTGAGGTTTAAGAAGACCGCGAGGATGAAAGACGGGTCTCGGTGCTTACCAACTCTCTTGTGCTCAACATCGAGCATACTCTTtcttcaaaaaataataattagaGTTGTAGTTGCAGACTAGAAGGCAAAATAATACAAATCCAGAACTCCACGGGGGCCTTTTGTAAAAAATCCTGCCAGCAGGGGCCTAGGGCTGTTTCTGTAATTTTCGCCCAAAGATACAGAAGAGGGTAGAAGcctcttctcccctcctcctcctccgccgccgtcaCCACCGGCGCAGCGAGCCCTACCCCACCCCACCCCTCCCCGCCTCCAAATCCCGCCGCCCCATGGACCGGCAGGCCCAGGACtacgcggcggcggccatggcgtacGCGCAGGCGCAGCAGCAGCCTCCGCCGCAGTACGGCTTCCACCCGCAGGCGCAGCCGCAGTACCCGCACCACCCGCACGCCGGGCCGCCCTACGCCGCCCCGATGCCGCAGTACGCGCCCTACCCGCgcgccatgccgccgccgccgcagcagctctaCCCGCACCTCCCGCCGCACCAGCAGCCCTCCCCCTACCCGCCGCCCCACGCCATGCCGGGGCACGCCTCCCAGCCGCCTCATCCATACATGCACCCGCCGCCGTTCGAGTCCGCTCCCCCGGCCCCCGCCCCGCCCCCCGCCGACCCGGAGCTCCAGAAGCGCATCGACAAGCTCGTCGAGTACATCGCCAAGAACGGGCCCGAGTTCGAGATCGTGATCCGCGACAAGCAGCACGACAACCCGGACTACGCCTTCATCTTCGGCGGGGACGGCCACGCCTACTACAGGTACATGCTCTGGGTCACGGGGCGGCCCCCCATGGCGCCCTACCCGCCGGGCTCCGTGCACATGATGCCGCCGATGGGCCCGATAGCGCACGGGCCGCCGCCCCCGATGCACCAGCCGGGGTACCCGCCCTTCTACGACCAGCACCAGCACTTTGGCGCCCACGGCCACGGGGAGTATGAGACCGGGGCGACGTTCAAGGGCCTCTCTGGGCCGCTCCCCGCGGATGTCGCCGCGGAGCTGCACGATGTGCTTACCAATCTTAATGGCACCAAGGAGTCGATAAAGGGTGCCAAGACATGGTTTATGCAAAGGGCTCCATTTGCGCCGGCTCTGGCGGAAGCTCTGAGGGAGAGAGTATTTGCCTTGGAGGATTCAGAGAGGCAGCTCCACATTGTTTTCCTGGTGAATGATATTCTTTTTGAAGGGTATGTTTTCATTTCGGCATCTATTTTGTGAATACAATTGCTTGCCTTATGACTTGTCAATCAGGTGTAGTTAATTTGAGCTACTTCCAAGCTGGTAGGAACCTGATTTAAGAAATGCATTAACTTTGATTCGATCGAAATACCGACATAGGAGGTGAATTGCAATTGACAGATCTTATTGCCATCTTAGCTTATTATGGGCCCCTTTTTCTTTGGAGTAGGAGTTTTATAAGATTCTAACCCATAGGGATTTTTCTTATAGAGGCCCTTTAGATTGCTTTCCCAAATCAATAGGAGTACTAGCCAGAGGCTAGACCTTTTGGAAATTTTCAGTTTGTGTATTGCATGCACTTTTCGTCTCTTCAAACCCCTGCAAAAATTTCTGGAGCATCCAAAAAGCATATGTGCAAATTCTTGTGTTCTGGTCTTCTTTAGGATTCAATAGGCCACCACATCCCAATCCTACATTTTTATTATTCCTACGTTTTTAGAATCCAGCGTTCCAAAGAAGCCATAAAAGATTGTCTAGAAAAATGCAGTAAAGAAGGTCCTTCCCATTTTTTAGTATCAAAGCCACTTTCTCTTCAAAATTTAAAGTGTCAAATGAATGCCATTTGTATGGCCTTACCTGACCCTGATTCATTTTGAAGACCAATGTATGAGTGAATGAAGATAATAAAAATATAAACAAAATAACTGTTATAGGCTACTCCGATACTTTATTTATTTGTTGTACCAATATTAGATCTCGTATTTGATATTGATACCCTTTATGATATGTATTACCAAGTATCAAAATGATTTCCATTTAGAAGTTGTACCATGCATCTCCGCTGAGGGGCAATCACCTTGTCAATACAAGCGTTAACCCCAATAACCAATGCATTATCTACCATAGACCAGCCATAGTTCTTCCTTCCTCTCACATGTAATCATGCAGAACAACACCTTCCCGAGCACCTGCAACATAAACATCACGCTCCAATCGTCACTGGCAGGAACTGGATGATGCTATCTTGTTGCGTCCTTCCTTCCTCTTGTCTCTACTCCTTGGAGTCTTGATAGTATCTACTATATTGATGCATCCTTGTTTTGGGAAGATTTAGTATCGAGGCATCTGTATTGCATATCAGGGCACACTAGATCTTACTTGTCGTTCCTATTAGGGGGATATCCTGGGTGTCATGACTGTGACTTAATTGGGATTTTCTCGTTTAGAGATGAAAATGTTACTGCCAAGCCTAAGTAGGCCTCGGGAGAACTTGTGCTGCACTCATAAAGTTATTTTACTTTAGCTTTTGCTTCTATCCATTTGTTAGGAAGGCCACTCAGTATTAGTTTCCTCACAGATATGGAATGAAATTTTATAAGATTCTAACCCATAGGAATTTTTCTCACAGATGCCCTTTAGATTGCTTTCCCAAATCAATAGGAGTACTAGCTAGAGGTTCGACCTTTTGGAATTTCTCAGTTTGTCAGTTTGTGTGTTGCATGCACTTTCGGTCTCTTCAAACCCCTGCAAAAACTTTGTGGAGCATCCAAAGAGCATATGTGCAAATTCTTGTGTTTTGGTTTTCTTTAGGATTCAATAGGCCACCACATCCCAATCCTACATTTTTACTATTCCTATGTTTTTAGAATCTTGTCTAGAAAAATGCAGTAAAGAAAGACCTTCCAATTTTCAGTATCAAAGCCACTTTCTGTTCAAAATTAAAAAATGCCGAATGAGTGCCATTTGATATAACCTTACTTCACCCTGATTCATTTAAAAGACCAATGTATGACCAGAAGATCAAAATATAAACAAATGATTGTTATAGGCTACCCTGATACTtcatttatttgttgtagcaacaTTAGATCTTGTATTTGATACTGATACCCTTTATGATACGATTGTTATAGGCTACTCTGATACTttatttatttgttgtagcaacaTTAGATCTCGTATTTGATACTGATACCCTTTATGATACTTATCACCAAGTATCAAAATGATTTCCATTTAGAAGTGATACTATACATCTCCACTGAGGGGCAATCACCCTGTCAATACAAGCCCAGTAATCAATGCATTATCTACCATAGCCAGCCCTAGTTGTTCATTCCTCTCGCATGTAATCACGCAGAACAACACCTTTCCTAGCACGTGTAACATAAACAGCATGCTCCGAACGTCACTGGCAGGAACTGGATGACGCTATCTTGTTGTGCCCTTCCTTCCTCTCGTCTCCACTCCTTGGAGTCTTGATACTATATTTGAAGTATATATGTATACTAGCATATTGATGTATCCTTGTTTTGGGAAGATTTGGTATCGAGGCATCTGTATCGCATATCAGGGCACACTAGATCTTGCATGGTGTTCCTATTAGGGAGATAGCCTGGGTGTCATGACATGACTTATTTGGGATTTCTCGCTTAGAGATGAAAATGTTACTGCTAAGACTAAGTAGGCCTTTGAAAACTTGTGGTGCACTCATAAAGTTATTTTACTTTAGCTTTTGCCTCTATCCATTTGTTAGGAAGGCCACTCAATATTAGTTTCCTCGCAGAATATGGAATGAGATTGATTTGGTGAGATATTAGCAATATCAAAATCAGCTTGTAAGAAATAATATACCAATAACAACATGAGAATTGTATTGAAAAATGGACTACTGTTTCATGATATCCGACATGTATGATGCATAGCAGAGTGTATTGCTGTAGCTTGTCCCACTCAATCTCTGTTTGGCTATGATTTTTAATAGTTTCATCTGGTTAAGCTGCTTATTAATCGAATCTATTATGTCACACCATCAAATTACACTGGACTTTAATTGTGCATATTTAATGTATTAATGGTACTTTTCTTAACACAATTCCATATCCTACAGCTTGCAGAGACGAGCTAATATTCAGGACCTTGACAATGAGGCTATTGCTTTTCAATCTGTGCTGGGCTCCATGCTTGTGAGGATTTATAATAATCCGCAGAATAAAGATGAAAATCAGACTCGCCTTGAGAAAATCCTGCAATTCTGGGGTTCAAAGGAAGTTTATGACCAGGAAACCGTTGCTAACCTTGAAAGAGAGATGAAAGGAGGCATTTCATATCCTTCGGCGCCACAACATGTTTCACCAGATCCCTCAACCTTCTCAGGTTTTTTTCTCTCCCCCTCTTCTACTAACTCTGCTTATACTGTTCTGTCTAGGTGGTTATTATCATCTTTTCTCATCTGTGTTTAGCCTTTAGGATACCAGCATTTACATTATAAGGTTTTGGTGTAAGTTTGGCGTATTTAACCTATAGATTTTAGTCCTATTATCATTTTGTCCTTTTGCTTTGATAACTCAAAGGTTGTAGTTATATGTTGATGCCCTGAAACTTTATAGGCTGGTTACTTTGAGATATGTAAACAGTTTGCCAGGCTATACAGTAAAGATAATAACCGAAGTTACTGCACCACTGAGATCTAGGCAGAAATTTTCTGGACTAAAATCCTTTTTCACCAATCAGATTTGTATACATAATATAACTAAAAATAATAATTTGACCATGCTTGATCACACGGGTTCTCTAAATTCTCCAAATTACTTGCCTGCTGTTACACTAAACCAAATATCTTTTATGATGCATTTCATTTATCTTTCGCTTGTTGGAGGCAAACCTAAGCACAATTGATGGATATCTTTTCAGGATCAGCAAAGCCCTCAAAATGGTCCTCTGCTCCGCCAGAGATGGAGAAGGCATCCCAACCTGCCCCTTCTGCACAATTTCCAGGAAACCAACATCCTGCCGGCGTTTACGGCCAAACTACTTTTCCAGGATCTTTGCCAGTGCAACCATCTTTACTCCCCCCTGCGCTTCCTCAAAGCACAGCACCAGCCAATGCAAATGATCCAACTCCACCTCCGTATCCACTATTCCCCCCTGGGCTCATTCCAGGAATGGTCCGGAAGATGCAGATCGGTAGTGGAGTTCCATACTCTCCCTTGAGCCCACTCGACATCCCCACGACCATCCCACCATCGACCATTCCTGAGTCCGAGATCCTCGAGCGCGTGACGAGGTTCTTCAAGGAGATCGGGGAGGAGAACCCGTCAGAAGGTCCGATGAAGCAGGGCGAGCCCGGTGACTACGATGACTACGAGAGGGAGCTCCCTGCCCGCAAGGGAGGTGCGTGCATCCCTCCCCCCGCCAGCCTGCACGTGAACCCTGAGACCGGGATGCGCGCTGATGGCTCGTTCGATAGCAAGCCGGGGTCTAGCGGACGGTTGGGCCTTGGAGCCTCTGCTGATCCGAGTGAGGTGAGCCACCAGTATGGCAATGTGTATTCGTCATATCGCAAGCAGAGGAGCAGCAACTACCATTCTTCCATCAGTTCCCGCGCAGTAGCGCCGAGGTGAAAACGGCGGACGAGCGTTTCCATATCAATTTCTTCCTGCTGTGTGTAACTGCAAGAATGTACCTTAGTAGACAGAACTAAATTGTCAGATGATTGTGCAATGTAACATTTTCCTTTTTTTCACGGCAAAACTTTGAACCGCAGCTTCTTAGTTTTGGGAAGAGTAGCCTGTTGGTAGTTGCAAATGATTTTTGTTTCATAGATGTGATCCTTCAGTTTTGATtattcttcttttatttttttgcaatcaAATTGTAAAATTTGTGTCCTGGGAACATTTTGCGGTAGGAGCCGTATGGCCAACAAGATTTACATAGCATGGATTGCATTTGCAGCAATTCTACCCCGTGGTGTGCTTGTGCTGCGGTGCTGACAGGAGTATTCCACTGACGCAGAACACAGGCTCAATGTTGTTTCATCAGAACATTGTCTTGTGAAGGCAGTGTTGGCACAAGAAGATCGCAACAGACAGAGAAGCATGCATGCTGTATCTATCTGACCTTGGAAAATTTATTTTTTCAATGTACTAATTTTTATATTATGTCCATGGCAAAGAAAAAAAATGGCCATCTTTGTAGACCATGACAAATTTTGTACAATGGCAAAAAAATTAAATCATATAAAAAAAATTCTTACCTTGGGAAAATTTATTTTTTCAACGTGATTTTATATTATGACCATGGAAAATTTATTTCTTGGTGTCGAAACCATGTTAATCTTCCATAATTTTACACCAATTGCAAGCTTACTATCATGGACCGTCGTTTCTTTTACCATCTCAAATTTTATACCAGGCCTATGGCAGAAAATTGTACTAGGCCTACGACATAATTCTGCTTTTTTTTTGTTTGCTCTCTTAATTTGCTCTGCTTTTGAAGAAAAAATATTAGCTGATAGTAGAAAAGAAGGTACTCCCATCATTTATGTGTTGCAAGGTGCATTTGAACTAGAAACATCAACTAAGGAGGTTATAAGATCCAAGAGAATGTCAATACGGGAATGACCCTGATTTAGCGTGTCTGTGTCAGTATTGGGTAGCTCAACCTCTTACTccttccggtcctttttagttcgcatataagatttgactaaaatcaagcctcgtaaagtttgatcaactttatagctaaaaagtaccaacattcacaatctgaaatcaatatcaataaatgtgtcatgacttaaagtttcatattgtataactttagcatggcagatgttgatattttttcatataaatacggtcaaactttgtgaaTTTTGACTTCAAAGAATTCtaatatgtagagtaaaaagaaccggagggagtacatgccttTGCATACGACTGATTAGTTTTAGATTGGGTTTTAAAGTTTATGGGGTTTGCTAGGAATCAGTGCTTCCCTACAAACTGGCCAAAACTGATAATGACAACCTTTGTCCGAATACTGTAGATGTGGTTTATTGAGTGTCTTCTGTTTGCATTGGGCCATTGAATGCTACTCTTCTGTGCTATCGGTGAAATACAGCAGCAGCTATTATATGTTCAACAAAACTAGTATGTGTTCTACATTCTTATTTTATGCATGTTGAAAAAACTTataccatggcaaatttatttttCCAAATCTTGCCAACTTTATTTTCTCTGACATtggaaaattatttatttttctttttgaggGAAAGTAACTTTTATTTTTCAACATGTCGAATTTTATATTGCAAATTTTCAACCACGGAAAAATTTATTTTTGGACCATGGAAAAAAATTAGACCATGGCAGTTTTTACTAGTTCAGCCATGATCATTTTATTTTTAGACCATGGCAAATTTAATTCATGTACGATGGAAaatttcattttttaaatcatGTCAACTTTATCTTTTTCTGACCTTGGAAAATTTTATTTTTTATCAACATGCCAAATTTTATATTCCGACCATGGCATTTATTTCTTTGTGTCAAAACCATGTTAATCTGCCACGATTTCACACCGATCACAAACTTACTTTTATGGACCATTTTTTTTTACCATGGAAAATTTTATACTAGGCCTATGGCAAAAAATTCTACTAGAACCAtggcaaattttattttattttccctgGACATTGGCAAATATAGTTGTTTGAACATGGTCAATTATTTCTTTTTGGAACATGTGCATTTTTTATCGAACAAACCTTGGTAAATTCCTTTTTTTGTAAACTTACTTTTATATATGGCTTGGGTTGGCCGAGGGTGGAAGTTGGCAAATTGGTAAACGGTTGCTTTTCCTCTCCTGTAAGCGAAAACACAGCCGACCTTGCGAGTGAAGTCGAGATGCCACCGTCGCAACCTGCAGAGTGAATTTGAAATGCCACCATAGCTTGTCCTCGATTAATTCCCCACGGTGTAGCTATAACAGGTGCAGCCGCGTACGTTTTGTAGCGCGTGCATGCATGCCTCTTCCGTCCTCAGCAGTCCATGGCGGAGGAACAGCGAGTGGCGGCGGAG
The sequence above is drawn from the Triticum aestivum cultivar Chinese Spring chromosome 7A, IWGSC CS RefSeq v2.1, whole genome shotgun sequence genome and encodes:
- the LOC123148963 gene encoding calcium homeostasis endoplasmic reticulum protein; amino-acid sequence: MDRQAQDYAAAAMAYAQAQQQPPPQYGFHPQAQPQYPHHPHAGPPYAAPMPQYAPYPRAMPPPPQQLYPHLPPHQQPSPYPPPHAMPGHASQPPHPYMHPPPFESAPPAPAPPPADPELQKRIDKLVEYIAKNGPEFEIVIRDKQHDNPDYAFIFGGDGHAYYRYMLWVTGRPPMAPYPPGSVHMMPPMGPIAHGPPPPMHQPGYPPFYDQHQHFGAHGHGEYETGATFKGLSGPLPADVAAELHDVLTNLNGTKESIKGAKTWFMQRAPFAPALAEALRERVFALEDSERQLHIVFLVNDILFEGLQRRANIQDLDNEAIAFQSVLGSMLVRIYNNPQNKDENQTRLEKILQFWGSKEVYDQETVANLEREMKGGISYPSAPQHVSPDPSTFSGSAKPSKWSSAPPEMEKASQPAPSAQFPGNQHPAGVYGQTTFPGSLPVQPSLLPPALPQSTAPANANDPTPPPYPLFPPGLIPGMVRKMQIGSGVPYSPLSPLDIPTTIPPSTIPESEILERVTRFFKEIGEENPSEGPMKQGEPGDYDDYERELPARKGGACIPPPASLHVNPETGMRADGSFDSKPGSSGRLGLGASADPSEVSHQYGNVYSSYRKQRSSNYHSSISSRAVAPR